The genomic interval TATATAAAAAATGTGTCATTATGGCTGTTATTAGTGGAGCCGAATGCGTATTAGTCACGAGCAAAACCGATACGTCGAATAATTTCATCAGGTCATAGGCTAATAGGAATATAGCTTGATGaatgagggtaattttgaGAGTAAAGTTACGTGGTTGTTAATaaattcttgtttattttttgaagtttaGATGGGAATAAAAGATTTtactcaataaataaaaatttttattttttactattacTTAAACTTGAGTAATTGCGAGTGTAAAGTGTATTCACGAGCAATCGATCTATACTCGCAAGCTAGaacaaactaattttattagtagTAGTATGAAGTTCATGGTACAACACCAATGTTTTGATCGTGATTTCCACACATATCTTTTTGCAATTATGTGACTGTCAATACTATATACTTGATACATTTGCATATGAACTGAAGTATACATCAttattgtttgataaaatgttCATTTACATAAATTGATGCCATAGCTGAGTGATGATAATAACATGCTTCCCATCTTCAATGACTAAATAGTCCAGGAGTATTGGTTCAGAGGATTGCATGCTTGGAAAGACATCATATGAGACAAAGATGAAGATTAATTATGAGATTGTTGAATTTGATGCATCCATCTAACTCAAATCCCATAGAAATGACAATTAACGAAATGTTAATTACTTAAACCAAACAAATCAGAAAGACATGACATctaaaagagaataaagccAATTCTCAAATTCTATGGCTACATCTGCACAAGATTACTGCTACACCAAACGCATCCTCACTCCAACATCAtcatatatattgattttgattatcaCAGCAGCAGTTAAAAGACTCTTGAATGGTAGGGACTAGGAATGGAGTTGGGGCTCACAGCAGCAGGGCCACCATTATCCCCCACTTTCAGTGAGATAACTTTTTGGCTGGTGGCTGTTCAGTTACGTCACCTCCAATATCAccccatttttttattaacccTTTTTGGGTTCTTCTGGAGACTGAAATTTCATTGGTCTGTGCCGTTAGTTCCTCTGACTGACTTCACCGTtcgcttttttattttattctttaacttctttctcattttccaTTCATATATTCAAACAAACTCAAACACAAACATTCAGTTGTGTCTCTTTCAGTTGCGGGTAGAGTTGGCAGCAAGAAGAGGCACATTAACAGTTAGCTTATTGCCCTAATATTGCCCTATCTTGCGCCACCTTTTTTCCCGCCCAAAGCTTATGCACCAATTTAGCTCAAACCGACAGTGAGTGAGAGACAATGAGAGCTTATGATATTGATAGAAATGTTAAGCAAGTAATAAgtttgataataattatttcatatcATTAgggtttctctctctctctctctctctctcttcacttttttttatgcttttgcTCCTTATTTAACCCTATCAACTCTCACATTCTTCCACTCCTCGCAGTCTTTCTCTTTTCGTGTGATTCTCCTCTCTCGGGATCTGCTAAATAATCCGACAACTCGACAACAGTCTTTCTGCCGTGGTTCAATTCCCGAggatacttttttttttctttttgttgtctAGTTTCCCTTGCAGTGAAGTGGGTATCTTCTTAAGAAACCCTcgattcttttgtttttagaaACTAGAAGACAAATTTGATTCTTGGAAGAAGATTCAATCAATTCAGATCTGTGGTATTACAACTTACAAGAGCTAGCTAGAGATCTTGATTTCTTGTTCGTGagccctctctctctctctctctcttctctgatctcctttttttatctttttgatgcaacattttatgttgattattatgttttgatatgtCTGATCTCtgtgtttgaaatttgatatatatcttattttatgCAATCCAGAttcattgtaaaatcatgATGATTATGAACAACAATTTGAGCATGAATTTAATTCTTAtcaagtaattattttttgttgatattCCACTATAAGAATTAATAATCAACATATATATCAGAAAGCAtgtaattatctttaatatcTGAATTATGAAAGTAAATTTGCTATAAGCCATACATTAATCATCGTCCACCTAGAAATTATCTTTCTAATTGTAACAGGAACAAGGACGACAAGCTATTGGATGATGATTCATCCGAGAGGACCTTAGGAGAGctatttacttatttacttatttattgtttaaatgaaattattcatCTAGTTTAATATTTCATGATAACCTTCCGCTTTTTCATTATCACGTTCACAACTGACATTTTCGTCTTCCACTTATAGGTCTTCTAGTGAACAAGGGCATATAAATCATGTGCTCAATtgatattcttctttttttttcttataatctTAGTCgtcaattcaaaaatttttatttcttcatttgtttgttcatCAAATGGGcaccaaaattcaaaagaatcaTTATTCATTCGGTTCCTCTCTTGACCCCTctcataaaacaaaataatgatcattacattttgtcaaggaaaaataaaaatgcatacAAAATCACAACAACGGTAATATTGATCATACAATATTAGTTCAATTCCATTTTACCGTTTGCATAGATACATATATTTGGAAAGTTAGCCTTGCTTATAATTGAGCTCATGAAGtacttcctttttcttctttggccAAGTCAAATACAGCTTCCATACATGTTTGATGTTATATCATATCAAGCACGAAAAATAAGGGTACTTATTTGGTCTAGGTTCCTAGACTTTGTTAAAGTCCAGGAGTGATTGTATAATTTCTTCGAAAATATAAGTTTGCATTCATCATTAATGTCTAGCTATGTGTTATGCATATGTCCTCTTCtggtttaaaaatatttggtcaTCCGGGAAAAtagaaatcaattttttatcctCTTCACAAACTTTGGTGCAAGTATATGTTATGTAAGGCATCACTTTTAACAAATATGACAGAagcatataaataaaatggagtCAATAGATATCATAATACACTGTTTAAATAGAAATTCTGCAaatatattacttatttgttttaacatgttTTCTAAGGACACatgtttaaataattatttgctaGAACATAGAATGCctgtatttaatttattcattttcgtGGTCttaatgaaaagattaaattcATTTGTATCACAAGGCTGGGTTTAGTCATACAAAGACATGCACATGAACACACAATGACAGAGCAATCTCATAATTCCAGATATCACACTGTATGAGAAGGATTTAGGAGGGAAGTTCTCACTTCGATagagataattaaaaaaagaaagttattGTTGACATATAATATATCATGAtaaaagagtttttattttatagcaaacttcaaaaaaatttgtcctatttttttttcttttatatttataacctTCACTAATGgattatattgataattaacTACCTATAGATCAACTCAATCAGTTCACTTTTGGCATGAACAACAAGTAGAGATAGATGTATTAATGTTCTATAATTAATTCCTAATTTCTAGATTACTCgtataatattcattttaattagaCATTccgattaatttaaaatagagAACAATGCTTTCccctaaaattatttatttggtcTAGCTCTCCTTACCTACATTATTTTGTCAATCTTAACATTGAAATTGGaaattaacaacatattaGTAATATGCTTCTCCTCATATGGGTTGCTGTATAAGTTTGTCACAAAATTCTTTCCTTTCATTATGTAATGAATTTAATAACGCGAGAATTATACACTCAATATCCTtggatttaaaattacttatgctattattatttaattaacatatatacTTGCTGTTAGAATAAAGCTATATACTGATATGGAGTTTGGTGAAATGCAGATTAATTGCAGGACTCAAGAACTGGAAGAGGAGAAAATGAATGCTTTTTCCCATGTTCCCCCTGGCTTTCGATTCCATCCGACTGACGAAGAACTTGTTGATTATTACCTCAGAAAGAAAATCACTTCAAGAAGGATTGATCTCGACGTCATTAAAGATGTAGACCTTTACAAAATTGAGCCTTGGGATCTTCAAGGTATAGtgcaaataacaaaattatgacatcataattaatatatataatcaacTTCAATTGAAGGAATTAATTCAAAGGATCATATAACTTACAATTGTTGCATATGTTCgaaaattttgtgaaaatagagCTATGCAGGATAGGGACAGAAGAGCAAAACGAATGGTATTTCTTCAGCCATAAAGATAAGAAGTATCCAACTGGGACTCGCACAAATAGAGCAACTGCTGCAGGATTTTGGAAAGCAACTGGTAGAGACAAGGCTATTTATTCTAAGCAAGACTTGATTGGTATGAGGAAGACATTAGTTTTCTATAAAGGCCGTGCTCCAAATGGGCAAAAATCAGACTGGATTATGCATGAATACCGGCTTGAAACTGATGAAAACGGAACTCCACAGGTAAGTAACTAAGGTCACGCAATAAAACTTCATATTTATGAATTGGATGAATGATTCTCAGGTCcctaaaagattttaatactTTGTTGTTAAAACAGTaacaatgaaaatattgttaaaggaTAAATGTGACATTTTAACTAAAACACTgactaattttaattcaaacaGATCTCAGATAATCAATTCACAAAATTGTCACATTTACCAATGAATAGTATAAGtgtttttcttgttgtttACACATGAGGCCTTAAAAATATATCAGGAACCTAAATGGTAGAAACAAATTCTAAGAGAGATGAAATTGTCATTTTAGCCATTTAACTGAAGAATTGAGAGATTCAATTAGTTTAATGCTATTCCAAGAAGAAGATTTTTCAGACATGATCATATTTGcagtaaatttattgataatatttttgggTGAATTGAATCAGGAAGAAGGTTGGGTTGTGTGTAGAGTGTTTAAGAAGAGAATAACAACCATGAGGAAAGTGAGTGAGCATGAATCTCCATGCTGGTATGAAGATCAAGTCTCATTCATGCAAGATTTAGACTCACCAAAGCCAAATTCACAGCATAGCAATTTGGCTTACCATATCCCCTACGGCTGCAAGAAAGAGCTAGATCATCATTTGCAATACCAAGTTCCCCATGAACACTTCCTTCAGCTCCCACTTCTAGAGAGCCCGAAACTTATGCAAGCAGCTGCCAATGTAAACGGCAACCCCATGACTGCATATGGTCTAGACATGAACCATGCAAGCACTTTGCAGCAGTCTTCATCACTTACACAGGAAGAACATATGCAACAAAACTTGCAATTTTTCGGCAGGGATCAAAACTATGAGCAGGCAGTGGATCAAGTGACTGACTGGCGAGTTCTCGACAAGTTTGTTGCTTCTCAGCTCAGCCAGGAGGATTCAATTGCTGCCAATAACAACGTCTTTCGGGGAAATGAGCAGACAAATAATGTACTGGTGAGACAGCTGATGAACAAGCAAGAAATGGCGCCGGAAAATGCCTCAACCTCAACATCCAGTTGTCAAATTGATCTATGGAAGTGACACATATTATTCATAATAACTATCAAACAGTATATACTGATTATAGGACATTCAGTTTacaggtaattaattaaagggaAGAAATCATTACGATCTAAATTcctgtaaataataaaacataacaataTTATAACTTTAGGCTCTCTTGGAGAGCTTCTAGGTCTTTGTCCTAGTATTAagttaatatttcaaattaatctAGTATTAACTTCTAAGTGTTATTAGGTTGAATGTGGAGCTGAGTGAGTTGCTGTAAGATGTGGAGTTGCAGCAAATATATTTGTCTGGTTATATATGTAAAGGCCTTTTATCTAGCCTGCACATTTAAGAGCCACATGTGCTGTTTATGGAATCGACAGGGAGATCGATTGCTTATAAGTTTGTATGTTCAACTCGATGAAATATATTTAGCTTacaatttactttattttttttttctttttactacaTATTGAATTTCTGCTTTGATGGGGTTCCAAATGTACATGTTCTATTTTACAGGGTCTGAAAGACAAAGCGTCTTAATGCTCGATATATACGAGGACTAATGGTTAAGGGTAAATCAGACCAAATTTGAAGTAAACGTTATCcaacaattcaattaattaattattggacATTCAAAACCGTAACATGCAATAGACTTTTGCAAAGTGTTCTGTACACAGTTCAATGGTAATGTACTGAATGCTTTGCTGTGAAGTATGGCAAAGACACATACGCACtctaatattctttttgaaagCTTAGAAGACaaacaaatattattgattttatgattTGGATTCTTGGGCATCATtaagttttatatatttatttagaagTTACGTAAGACTTTCATTTCATAGATTTTTTTGGTTAACAAGCATAAGTGCGATAGCCAAAAGCTAGCTCATTAGTTGAGGgtcctctaatttttttttttttttttaaaaaaaagagaacaacTAGAAAGTGGTAATAtccaaatcaattattttgctCTCTTACTTTTCTTAAGATTTAAATTCGGGTAGTCAGCTAAAGAAAACCATTCAATCATACTCTTGAACTTATATTATTAGCATGAACTAATAGAAAGTTTAGGTGTTCTTATTATATACACAATTTTCTGTTGGATTCTTGCACGTTTACCCCTTTAAACTTATTATGTAAGAGTAAATACATACGTGATAATAATCTATTGGGAAATATAcaccataaataaattagataaatCCATTagagtgaaaaaagaaaaaaaaaaaaaaaggagcgTGCGGTGCAGAGACGCATGCACGGCAAGTGATCAAGTGTATCTTGTGTGACCAAAACAGTAGCACCATCACCACATATTATTCATGCAGCAAGCTTTAAACATGAGCTGAAAGAATAACAAAGTTTCAATACTTCATCCAAAAGAGGACAAGCAAATGGATGTCGAAAAGAGGAAAGTGTCATTTTCCGAGAAAAATGGATCCTGTGCGTTAATATAATCTGCTGGAAGATTATGAAATAAGTGGCGGAAGAAGCAAAATGgtcattcttttattaataataacttgaTTCATTAAGCTTGttgaaactttgaaaagaGAGATAATGTGTATGGAAGATATCAAGAACTTGATAACCCAAGATTACTTTCGCATATGGATAAAGAACAAgtatattaaattcattacCTGCTAGACAGTCTTTGCTAGTCTCTCTCGTTGCATGCGAGAACGCAGGCAAGGCGAAATAGTAGATTTGCATAGGCCAAAGAAGAATGAGAAGCATGCATGCATGAGCATGAATGAAGGTAGAATTAAGAAACTCTCTAGCTAGAGCTATCGGCTATCttctaaattaaaagaaagagcTGGCAAGGAGTGATACCAGGAATCTGCCGCTCTatagtttcaaacttttacagcatgttatatatttatatgaacAGATTGTTTACTTGTTGTGAAGTCAAGGCtgattgtaacttttaagcaaaatgggatttttcaaaattttcaaacgaCATAATCATAGTGAGTGGTGTACTCGTGGACCAATATCTCACATTCTAAAGAGACagttaataaacaaaaagaatcCTAGGAGCACAAAAATAGCCAACTAGTATTGGAGTCAGTGCTTATCTCTGACTCAATTTGATGTGGGGCATgcattttcttctccttctgaTCAGGAACTGAAAGAAAGAGTGCACTGTGTAGTCAAAGATAGAAGTGCGCATGAAATGAACAACGCAGTGATCGTGGGTGACTGAATAATTAgggttttattaattaaaatgttgtTTGTGTGAGAAGATAACATCATATTTTTGCACATTCTGTAACAAGTCCATGTGACTGCTATTATGTCTTTCTACCCACAAACATTATCCAATACTTGCAGTAGAATCTTAATGTTGTTATATATTAACCCTACTTATTATTGTTTACttacaaaaaaatgaattgcTCTGCTTAGAGCCAACAATTTCTTAATCTACTGATTGATCATGTTTCTAGGACCCAAGAAGACAGCTTATTGTCCCCTCAAAGCACGCATTTAAGAgtttttacacattttttaacCAATTAAACCATTACACGTAGCGAGGTTCAAGCAATAGTCACATGGGATTTGCTTACTAATTATTCAAGTTAGTCATGAGAGTTTTCTAATGATCAGGCATGCTTTACTTGAGACGCAGGATAAGtctcttctttttaataattttcctttgaCTCTTCCGCCACATCACAGGAATACCATCTTTGATTTTCCCAATTCTTTCTTAAGGGAGGAGAAAACTTTTGGTCCCAATTTTAGTAATATGGAGCTGCGTAATCATCCCAATTCATGAACAATCAATTTAGTTTAGCTATTTGTATATACACTCTCGTATCAAAGTTTAAACATTGAGTCATTGAACTTGTCGTCCAACATGTAACTGGCGCTCTCAAATTCTGATGGCACCAACTGAAACTTTAATGAGAACTAACTCTTTCTTCTCTCCACAAACAATGTAGAATATGAATAGATTTCTTCATAGTAGATTTCCGATTTAGTTTTGGCAAAAACCTGAGTTGTATATAAATCTATATGTATCCAGAGTCTCTGTCATACTATACTTCAAAACTATATATTTAGTATCTCTCTAGACctcatattataatatatctttaaat from Citrus sinensis cultivar Valencia sweet orange chromosome 9, DVS_A1.0, whole genome shotgun sequence carries:
- the LOC102625968 gene encoding NAC domain-containing protein 7; the protein is MNAFSHVPPGFRFHPTDEELVDYYLRKKITSRRIDLDVIKDVDLYKIEPWDLQELCRIGTEEQNEWYFFSHKDKKYPTGTRTNRATAAGFWKATGRDKAIYSKQDLIGMRKTLVFYKGRAPNGQKSDWIMHEYRLETDENGTPQEEGWVVCRVFKKRITTMRKVSEHESPCWYEDQVSFMQDLDSPKPNSQHSNLAYHIPYGCKKELDHHLQYQVPHEHFLQLPLLESPKLMQAAANVNGNPMTAYGLDMNHASTLQQSSSLTQEEHMQQNLQFFGRDQNYEQAVDQVTDWRVLDKFVASQLSQEDSIAANNNVFRGNEQTNNVLVRQLMNKQEMAPENASTSTSSCQIDLWK